Proteins encoded within one genomic window of Mya arenaria isolate MELC-2E11 chromosome 13, ASM2691426v1:
- the LOC128214751 gene encoding melatonin receptor type 1B-B-like, which translates to MDRIGTIASNNISDQISSAADGYFGRHEFITTQPAVAVPCVIILSVASLLGTFGNVLILYVIATKSRLRNKMESTFIASLAISDLYVTLIADPMSLVAKVEGEDFFEKVPGLCETVASLCTISCVTSLLTIAMMSMNRYFFICANDIYRKIFTRKRCIAICVSVYFVGTTLVLLNTAGVGDHGFDTKSLECIWDRMATYPYTVIFSIVLVWIPAIIIGACYLRIYMFVRTHRLRLKEARKHLGGNQTPLKSYHLAKTLFVIYIVFITCWAPYALLMVADFKDTFAHEVHVYITMFAHLHPSLNWMIYYLTNKHFAKAYKEVFASCYLNVIRALPVRVTSDSNKTGTFWPSTLKFTKSKLKHSQTYSSSCHQVEVTPGSEITQEGF; encoded by the exons ATGGATAGGATAGGGACCATCGCTTCAAACAATATCAGTGATCAAATCAGCAGTGCTGCTGACGGCTATTTTGGACGCCATGAATTTATCACGACACAGCCTGCAGTAGCAGTTCCGTGTGTAATCATACTTTCTGTTGCGTCATTGCTCGGAACGTTCGGCAACGTGCTCATCCTCTACGTCATTGCGACGAAATCTAGGTTACGTAACAAAATGGAGTCAACGTTTATCGCCAGTTTGGCCATATCTGACTTGTACGTCACTCTGATTGCCGATCCAATGAGTCTCGTTG CAAAAGTtgaaggagaagattttttcgAAAAGGTACCGGGACTATGTGAGACCGTTGCGAGTCTTTGCACGATATCATGCGTAACATCACTATTGACGATTGCTATGATGAGTATGAACAGGTACTTCTTCATCTGCGCAAACGACATATACAGGAAAATATTTACTAGGAAGCGCTGTATCGCCATATGCGTCTCCGTGTACTTTGTTGGTACCACTTTAGTTCTGTTAAATACAGCAGGCGTCGGCGACCATGGCTTCGATACAAAAAGTCTAGAGTGCATCTGGGACAGAATGGCAACGTACCCATATACAGTCATATTTTCAATCGTACTGGTCTGGATTCCCGCAATTATCATTGGCGCCTGTTACTTGAGAATATATATGTTCGTACGGACACATAGACTAAGGCTAAAAGAGGCAAGAAAGCATTTGGGTGGAAATCAAACGCCTCTGAAAAGTTATCACCTCGCGAAGACTTTGTTTGTCATCTACATTGTCTTCATCACCTGTTGGGCGCCATATGCGCTGCTGATGGTGGCGGACTTTAAAGACACATTTGCACATGAAGTGCATGTGTATATCACAATGTTTGCGCATCTACATCCTTCACTCAACTGGATGATTTACTACCTCACGAACAAACATTTTGCGAAGGCATACAAAGAAGTATTTGCAAGTTGCTATTTGAATGTAATTCGTGCCCTGCCAGTGAGAGTCACTTCTGACTCAAATAAAACTGGAACATTTTGGCCATCaactttaaaatttacgaagTCAAAGCTTAAACATAGTCAGACATACTCAAGTTCTTGTCATCAGGTTGAGGTGACTCCTGGTTCAGAAATAACTCAAGAAGGATTTTAA